One part of the Janthinobacterium sp. 17J80-10 genome encodes these proteins:
- a CDS encoding LLM class flavin-dependent oxidoreductase, protein MSQRKRQLSLSVFVQLYGTHAHAWRQPGVRAGGTPSLAEWVKIVQTLERGKFDFAFFADFVGNGGDEVNTIERRPRGGGFEPLTLTAALASFSKNIGLVATVNTNFNEPYNLARRLASIDHLTNGRSGWNVVSSLSEGAEKSFGVAQPLDHAGRYERAAEFIDVSKKLWDSWDDDAFDYASKESGVFLEGKRGHPVHHQGKHFQVDALLDIARPIQGYPVFFQAGNSDAGREFAAQYAEVIYAAAQTIEAAQAFYSDVKGRLAKYGREPDDLKVTPGLFYFIGASRQEAQEKYDSFLQAVDLSGKRNLMGVDVSAYPLDGPLPENIPEPVNGRGRWQQVVALARRENLTIRELILRFATVQGHRIVIGTPDDIADQLADWFHNGAADGFNLKPALLPSSLDDFVNLVVPQLQRRGIFRTEYEGTTLREHLGLHRPPNANALKAIKAA, encoded by the coding sequence ATGAGCCAAAGAAAACGCCAATTATCCCTTTCGGTATTTGTTCAGCTATACGGGACCCACGCCCATGCCTGGCGCCAGCCGGGCGTCAGGGCTGGCGGCACACCGAGTCTCGCGGAGTGGGTAAAAATCGTCCAGACGCTGGAACGTGGCAAATTCGACTTCGCCTTTTTTGCCGACTTTGTTGGCAATGGCGGCGATGAAGTCAATACGATCGAGCGCCGGCCTCGCGGCGGCGGCTTCGAGCCCCTTACGCTGACGGCTGCATTGGCGAGTTTCTCCAAAAATATCGGACTTGTCGCCACCGTCAATACCAATTTCAATGAACCATACAACCTGGCACGTCGACTGGCCTCGATTGACCATCTGACGAACGGGCGCAGCGGCTGGAACGTCGTATCGTCATTGTCGGAGGGCGCGGAAAAAAGCTTCGGCGTGGCCCAGCCACTCGACCATGCGGGACGTTACGAGCGCGCGGCCGAATTCATCGACGTCTCCAAAAAACTCTGGGACTCCTGGGATGACGATGCCTTCGACTACGCCAGCAAGGAAAGCGGGGTTTTCCTGGAAGGCAAACGCGGCCATCCGGTACATCATCAAGGCAAACATTTTCAAGTCGATGCCTTGCTGGATATCGCCCGCCCGATTCAGGGCTACCCGGTGTTTTTCCAGGCAGGAAATTCGGATGCCGGTCGCGAATTTGCCGCGCAGTATGCAGAGGTCATTTACGCAGCCGCGCAAACCATCGAGGCGGCACAGGCGTTCTATTCCGATGTGAAAGGGCGGCTGGCCAAGTACGGGCGCGAGCCTGACGACCTGAAAGTGACTCCCGGCCTGTTTTACTTCATCGGCGCCTCACGCCAGGAAGCGCAGGAAAAATACGATTCCTTCCTGCAGGCGGTGGATTTGTCAGGCAAGCGCAATTTGATGGGTGTCGATGTTTCCGCCTATCCGCTGGACGGGCCGCTCCCCGAAAACATTCCCGAGCCGGTCAATGGTCGCGGACGCTGGCAACAGGTCGTTGCGCTGGCACGTCGGGAAAACCTCACGATCCGCGAACTGATCCTGCGCTTTGCCACCGTCCAGGGCCACCGCATCGTGATTGGCACGCCGGACGACATCGCCGACCAGCTGGCTGACTGGTTCCATAACGGTGCCGCCGACGGCTTTAATCTGAAGCCCGCGCTCTTGCCAAGTTCTCTGGACGACTTCGTCAACCTGGTGGTGCCGCAACTGCAAAGGCGCGGCATCTTCCGCACCGAATACGAGGGCACCACCCTGCGAGAACATCTCGGCCTGCATCGTCCGCCGAATGCCAATGCCTTAAAAGCCATCAAAGCCGCATGA
- a CDS encoding ABC transporter permease: MKHSIRSTFIAALPFVLLLLVWHHVTAQGWYSPKLLVPPQQVWQAFTELLQSQELQNHLGISLQRLAIGLAIGSVCGILFGVAMAASRNLELIATPTFNVVRQVPSVALIPIFILIFGIGETFKLLIIVKASFFTLAVAAYGAVKGVSARYIEVSRAYCLPRRVVLLRILLPATVPDMLTGFRLAVGRSWGSLVAAELLAAEIGIGQMMEFGRQMFRMDVVMVGMLITGLIGFALDRSVKVVERRLNRWRPA; this comes from the coding sequence ATGAAGCATTCCATCCGTTCCACATTCATTGCTGCGCTTCCCTTTGTGTTGCTGCTTCTTGTCTGGCACCATGTCACGGCGCAAGGCTGGTATTCGCCCAAGCTACTGGTGCCGCCGCAGCAGGTCTGGCAGGCTTTTACCGAATTGCTGCAATCACAGGAATTGCAAAACCATCTCGGCATCAGCCTGCAGCGCCTGGCAATCGGTCTTGCCATCGGCAGCGTTTGCGGCATTCTGTTCGGCGTGGCGATGGCGGCATCGCGCAATCTTGAACTGATTGCGACGCCCACATTCAACGTTGTCCGCCAGGTGCCCTCGGTGGCGTTGATCCCGATATTTATCCTGATCTTCGGGATTGGCGAGACGTTCAAGCTGCTTATCATCGTCAAGGCATCATTTTTTACGCTTGCAGTGGCTGCGTATGGCGCCGTCAAGGGCGTGTCGGCGCGTTACATCGAGGTATCCCGCGCATACTGCCTGCCACGCCGGGTGGTGCTTCTCCGCATTCTGTTGCCGGCGACTGTGCCAGACATGCTGACCGGATTTCGCCTGGCGGTCGGGCGGTCCTGGGGTAGCCTGGTAGCCGCCGAATTGCTCGCTGCCGAAATCGGCATCGGGCAAATGATGGAATTTGGCCGTCAAATGTTCCGGATGGACGTCGTAATGGTCGGCATGCTGATCACAGGCTTGATCGGATTTGCCCTGGACCGCAGCGTGAAAGTCGTCGAACGCCGTCTCAACCGCTGGCGTCCTGCCTGA
- a CDS encoding ABC transporter permease, producing MSQNPKTKISRCKEILLGLAFPVAVLLGWESLSRISVEYAYAFVPLSSIGDSFIELLTGGELVVHLAASLTTAIKGFAIGCASGFGIGFLMAFLRPLDLLLNPLLQALRQIPNLALIPLIGLWFGNTEFSKMLIVSLAVFEVMALNAYEGLHQADARLLEVARALKLSRWQTFRRIMVPAAMPSVSIGIQHAVAFAWLSTVGAELLFTVGPGISGVMERAQTGARMDLVIVCLVFIAGLGYAMQKLCRKASDRLLRWRNAAY from the coding sequence ATGTCACAAAATCCGAAAACAAAGATCTCCCGCTGCAAGGAAATCCTGCTGGGATTGGCATTTCCTGTTGCCGTGCTGCTGGGCTGGGAGTCGCTTTCCCGCATCAGTGTCGAATACGCGTATGCCTTCGTGCCACTGTCCAGTATCGGCGATAGTTTCATCGAACTCCTGACGGGCGGCGAACTTGTGGTCCATCTTGCCGCAAGCCTGACAACTGCAATCAAGGGATTTGCGATAGGGTGTGCCAGTGGCTTTGGCATCGGATTTTTGATGGCCTTCCTGCGTCCGCTCGATCTGCTGCTTAACCCGCTCCTGCAGGCGCTACGGCAAATTCCCAATCTGGCGCTGATCCCGTTGATTGGACTTTGGTTTGGCAATACCGAGTTTTCCAAGATGCTGATTGTCAGCCTGGCGGTGTTTGAAGTAATGGCATTGAATGCCTATGAAGGATTGCATCAGGCCGATGCCCGTCTGCTGGAGGTGGCGCGCGCGCTCAAACTCAGCCGCTGGCAGACCTTCCGCCGGATCATGGTCCCAGCCGCAATGCCGTCCGTCAGCATCGGCATTCAGCATGCGGTCGCGTTTGCCTGGCTGTCGACGGTGGGAGCCGAACTGCTGTTTACTGTTGGCCCGGGTATCAGTGGCGTGATGGAGCGCGCCCAGACAGGGGCCAGGATGGACCTCGTGATCGTTTGCCTGGTTTTCATCGCAGGGCTCGGCTATGCGATGCAGAAATTGTGCCGCAAGGCCAGCGACAGGCTTCTGCGCTGGCGAAACGCCGCTTACTGA
- a CDS encoding ABC transporter ATP-binding protein, translated as MNAITEASAPILATPSDCTAIALRVEDVGKTYTLESNELRVLDNINLNIKEGEFISIVGASGCGKSTLLRLIGGLDIDHDGAIVYQGSTVKGPSLECGIVFQEHRLFPWMTVEQNIALAFEATSVPNAERRTRVAEQIRTVGLTGFEGAYPHQISGGMSQRVAIARALVLRPKLLLLDEPFGALDALTRLKLQQELQRLWENESLTTILVTHDVEEAVFLGDRIVVMNARPGTIRRIVQVPIARPRTRSSTAFQAIKEDVLSDFSDDRHD; from the coding sequence ATGAATGCAATTACAGAAGCCAGCGCACCTATCCTGGCAACTCCATCCGATTGCACTGCAATCGCATTACGCGTCGAAGATGTGGGCAAGACCTACACGCTGGAAAGCAATGAATTGCGCGTACTGGACAATATCAACCTGAATATCAAGGAAGGCGAGTTCATCTCGATTGTCGGCGCATCGGGCTGCGGAAAGTCGACCCTGCTGCGCCTCATCGGCGGACTGGATATCGACCATGATGGAGCCATTGTCTATCAAGGCAGCACGGTGAAAGGGCCATCGCTCGAATGCGGCATCGTATTCCAGGAGCATCGCCTGTTTCCCTGGATGACAGTCGAGCAGAACATTGCCCTCGCCTTCGAAGCCACTTCCGTGCCAAACGCAGAGCGGCGCACGCGTGTGGCGGAGCAGATCAGGACTGTGGGACTCACCGGATTCGAAGGAGCCTACCCGCACCAGATTTCCGGCGGCATGTCGCAGCGCGTTGCAATCGCCCGCGCCCTGGTGCTGCGTCCGAAGTTACTTTTGCTGGACGAGCCATTCGGTGCATTGGATGCTTTGACACGCCTGAAATTGCAGCAGGAATTACAGCGTCTTTGGGAAAATGAAAGCCTGACGACGATCCTGGTCACCCATGATGTCGAAGAGGCGGTTTTTCTCGGCGACCGCATTGTCGTCATGAATGCGCGGCCGGGAACGATTCGACGCATCGTGCAGGTGCCAATTGCACGTCCAAGGACACGTTCCTCAACTGCTTTTCAAGCAATCAAGGAAGATGTGCTCAGTGATTTTTCCGATGATCGTCACGACTGA
- a CDS encoding TonB-dependent receptor, producing the protein MNRQALSRSCCSCSSDQSLFQQLLISDHAYDSILDIRRAAHGVSWAIAPGFRRFSFEDEHGTAFALTVRKIFLNCHFQESNLKHVPFRQKKLAYALTLAIAAFGASSSYAQKAPATDVKDKKESTENKAAVNGDNPLGSVVVTAQRRSEKLQEVPVAISVIGADTVLKSDQIHTANDITQFIPNASAASTDGRSRPRWFLRGIGTNETAASTVSPIGIYNDDVFLNNVYIQAFPLFDTERVEVLRGPQGTLWGKNTTGGAINFISKKPTFDTNGYAKISYGSFNEKILQGAVGGTLVDDKLAARISVYDENRDGWVDNITTGTKAGAVSDSALRAQALWLLTDDLDLLFSLRTRKAKGDVNPSFYVRGPQQVIPNPIYLGAQRGADAIAAASNGQEEIESDGASVTANWAIGRYSLTSITSFDKGKRTNLSASTFALPISNGYQLTDSRQFTQELRLASPKQDKVSWIVGAHYFDESMSNNSVSRSNRVANASRTSAAGFSAASWNQEQYDQDTTSKAIFGSLTYNITEKLALITGLRRSTESKDFNLNYLQSTNSGSGAANSATFNDTVPFYLPGSVTNGLDPLQTANQSATWSNTTYDFTPQYKINENINTYARYSHGFRAGGFVVDQPTAATRTIKKLEPETLDALELGLKTQWLDGRLTLNTAIFGYKYKDKIEAVLLPSATSASGTRQVQENAADGYSRGLEVELGWLPTSNFRVSGSLGYLSTKYTNYSSTASGQTLNATGNKFSRAPELSATLDLEYRIPLASGAGIVLGTDWSYRTKQYFNAIDQAEPTLWQDAYSFGNARIAYQAANGKYEVAAFVRNLTDEVYSVLATGSATGNSATREVYGLPRTFGVTLTAKF; encoded by the coding sequence TTGAATAGACAAGCGCTGTCGCGCAGCTGCTGCAGTTGCAGCAGCGATCAATCGTTATTTCAACAACTGCTGATTTCCGATCATGCGTACGACAGCATTCTTGATATCCGTCGCGCAGCTCATGGAGTCTCTTGGGCCATTGCGCCGGGATTTCGCCGTTTTTCATTCGAAGATGAACATGGCACAGCTTTTGCGTTGACAGTACGAAAGATATTTTTGAACTGTCATTTCCAGGAGAGTAATTTGAAGCACGTTCCATTTCGACAAAAGAAGTTGGCTTATGCGTTGACTTTGGCAATCGCCGCCTTCGGCGCGTCATCGTCCTACGCCCAAAAGGCGCCAGCGACTGACGTCAAGGATAAAAAAGAAAGCACTGAGAACAAGGCTGCGGTCAACGGTGACAATCCGCTGGGTTCAGTGGTCGTGACGGCGCAACGTCGTTCTGAAAAATTGCAAGAGGTTCCTGTCGCTATTTCCGTCATCGGCGCAGACACGGTGCTCAAGTCTGACCAGATCCACACAGCCAATGACATCACCCAGTTTATTCCAAACGCGTCCGCAGCATCCACCGACGGGCGTTCGCGCCCGCGCTGGTTCTTACGTGGCATTGGAACGAATGAGACTGCGGCGTCGACGGTCAGTCCAATTGGCATTTATAACGATGACGTTTTTTTGAATAACGTCTATATCCAGGCATTCCCCTTGTTCGATACCGAGCGTGTCGAAGTGTTGCGCGGCCCGCAAGGCACGCTGTGGGGCAAGAATACCACCGGCGGCGCGATCAACTTCATTTCCAAGAAGCCGACCTTCGATACCAATGGCTATGCCAAGATCAGTTATGGCAGTTTCAATGAAAAAATACTTCAGGGTGCAGTCGGCGGAACCCTGGTCGATGACAAGCTCGCTGCCCGCATTTCGGTTTATGACGAGAACCGCGATGGCTGGGTAGATAACATCACCACTGGCACTAAAGCTGGTGCGGTATCGGATTCCGCGCTTCGTGCCCAGGCACTTTGGCTGCTGACTGACGATCTCGACTTGCTGTTCAGCCTGCGCACGCGCAAGGCCAAGGGGGATGTCAATCCTTCATTCTATGTGCGTGGTCCGCAACAGGTGATCCCTAATCCGATTTACCTGGGCGCGCAACGCGGCGCCGATGCCATCGCAGCAGCCAGTAATGGCCAGGAAGAAATCGAATCCGACGGCGCGTCGGTTACGGCAAACTGGGCAATCGGTCGCTATTCGCTGACATCGATTACTTCATTCGACAAAGGCAAGCGCACCAATTTAAGTGCTTCGACGTTCGCACTGCCGATCAGTAATGGATATCAGTTGACGGACAGTCGCCAGTTCACCCAGGAGCTTCGTCTGGCTTCGCCCAAACAGGATAAGGTCAGCTGGATTGTCGGCGCCCATTATTTTGACGAGTCCATGAGTAACAATTCGGTCAGCCGAAGCAACCGTGTTGCCAATGCAAGCCGTACTTCTGCGGCCGGATTTTCTGCCGCCAGCTGGAACCAGGAACAATACGATCAGGATACGACATCCAAGGCAATTTTCGGTAGCCTGACTTATAACATCACCGAGAAGCTTGCCCTGATTACCGGCCTGCGGCGCAGCACCGAGTCAAAAGACTTCAATCTGAATTATCTGCAAAGCACCAACTCCGGTAGCGGTGCGGCGAACTCGGCGACGTTTAATGATACGGTGCCGTTCTACTTGCCCGGATCCGTGACCAATGGTCTGGACCCGTTGCAGACTGCAAACCAGTCCGCGACGTGGAGCAATACTACTTATGATTTTACCCCGCAGTACAAGATTAACGAAAACATCAATACCTATGCCCGCTACTCGCATGGTTTCCGTGCAGGCGGTTTTGTCGTTGATCAACCCACCGCCGCCACCAGAACGATCAAGAAACTCGAGCCGGAAACGCTGGATGCGTTGGAATTGGGGTTGAAGACGCAATGGCTCGACGGTCGCTTGACGCTGAATACCGCAATTTTTGGCTACAAGTACAAAGACAAGATTGAAGCTGTGCTGTTGCCAAGCGCGACCTCCGCAAGCGGCACGCGCCAGGTTCAGGAAAATGCTGCCGATGGTTATTCGCGCGGCCTGGAAGTGGAACTTGGCTGGTTGCCGACTTCAAACTTCCGCGTTTCCGGCAGCCTGGGTTACCTGAGCACGAAGTATACAAACTACTCGTCGACCGCATCCGGCCAGACGCTGAATGCGACCGGCAACAAGTTTAGCCGGGCGCCGGAATTGAGCGCGACGCTGGATCTCGAATACCGGATCCCGCTGGCGAGCGGCGCAGGCATCGTCCTTGGCACTGACTGGAGTTACCGCACCAAGCAGTACTTCAACGCGATCGATCAGGCAGAGCCGACGTTGTGGCAAGACGCCTATTCGTTTGGTAACGCCCGCATTGCCTACCAGGCGGCTAATGGGAAATATGAAGTGGCTGCATTTGTGCGCAATCTGACCGATGAAGTTTATTCGGTTCTGGCAACCGGCAGTGCCACTGGCAATTCGGCGACGCGTGAAGTGTACGGTCTGCCGCGTACATTCGGCGTGACATTGACTGCCAAATTCTAA
- a CDS encoding ABC transporter substrate-binding protein gives MSATTPRKLDTIWYTRCNIPTPLGISAQLGLYQEEFAGDGITIKSLQESDNPAEQDSHFEHTLPHSFRLGGAVPAIWARAKGQDTRVIGISWIDEYQAILALPESGIRSAKDLKGRKLGLPKRQGRDDSVDVARASALRGLLVALETAGLGHGDAEWVDVPSRRAERDSSDIAAPDTSVRRRRSHSYTAVAHALVKGEVDAIYVKDVRGAETAHLLGARVVTDLGFHPDPWVHVNNSTPRPLTINAATLKDHPDLVRRFLKRIAEVDSWARRNPEEAVKQIARETNWTESWVTFAYGNAVHESLGVDLQEKSVKGLTLFKDFLFQWGFIRQDFNIQDWIDPQPLRSLHSEAAGNRQVA, from the coding sequence ATGAGCGCAACAACACCGAGGAAGCTTGATACGATCTGGTATACCCGCTGCAATATTCCGACGCCGCTCGGCATCAGTGCCCAGTTGGGCTTGTACCAGGAGGAATTTGCAGGTGACGGCATCACGATCAAGTCACTGCAGGAATCCGACAATCCGGCCGAGCAGGATTCCCACTTCGAGCATACCTTGCCGCATTCCTTCCGCCTTGGCGGGGCGGTGCCGGCAATCTGGGCGCGTGCCAAGGGTCAGGATACCCGTGTGATTGGCATTTCCTGGATCGACGAGTACCAGGCCATTCTCGCCTTGCCGGAGTCCGGCATCCGTTCGGCAAAAGATCTCAAGGGTCGCAAGCTTGGCCTTCCAAAAAGGCAAGGCCGCGATGACAGCGTCGATGTTGCGCGGGCCTCGGCATTGCGGGGTTTGCTGGTCGCCCTGGAAACAGCCGGTCTCGGACACGGCGACGCAGAATGGGTGGACGTGCCGAGCCGTCGTGCCGAGCGTGATTCCAGCGATATCGCAGCGCCTGACACCAGCGTTCGGCGCCGTCGTTCGCATAGCTATACCGCGGTTGCGCATGCGCTGGTCAAGGGTGAGGTCGACGCCATCTACGTCAAGGATGTGCGCGGTGCCGAAACTGCGCATTTGCTGGGCGCGCGCGTGGTGACCGACCTGGGGTTCCACCCGGACCCGTGGGTGCACGTCAATAACAGCACGCCGCGTCCATTGACCATCAATGCCGCAACGCTGAAGGACCATCCGGATCTGGTGCGGCGTTTCCTCAAGCGGATCGCGGAAGTGGACAGCTGGGCACGCCGCAATCCCGAGGAGGCAGTGAAGCAAATCGCTCGCGAGACAAACTGGACGGAATCCTGGGTGACTTTCGCCTATGGTAACGCTGTGCATGAAAGCCTTGGTGTCGATTTGCAGGAAAAATCTGTCAAAGGTCTGACCTTGTTCAAGGACTTCTTGTTCCAGTGGGGATTCATCAGGCAGGATTTCAATATTCAGGACTGGATTGATCCGCAGCCGTTGCGGTCGTTGCATTCGGAAGCGGCTGGCAACCGTCAGGTTGCGTGA
- a CDS encoding ABC transporter substrate-binding protein — MDPRKRQTLERLAALAAGALSIPGVAQAQGLALPKAVRLAGGASYANGRLRLGGLAHFIAEQGWLEQQLNQRGSKLEWFGTSHAAVGPMINEAFTNGSVDFASYGDLPSAILNAGGVDTRLLVPNGLGQGDAFLVVPRESKARSIEDLKGKSLAVHRGRPWELPLVRLLQAKGLKYSDFKLYNINPQTGMSALASKHVDALFTMTDAYLLEDKGVGRIIWSTKEAPLDWKTRTELWGSKAFIDKYPDLTQLVVTAYIKAAHWASQEANQDAVFALATANGTPESVVRRSYADRKYPWKERYTPLFNEVVYEHYRNTIAFAYDQKIIQRKIDLDTWFDKRFVPVALKDLGIENYWKPVTSTHGTERATQKSKLAAHR, encoded by the coding sequence ATGGATCCGAGAAAGCGTCAGACCCTCGAACGCCTTGCCGCCCTGGCGGCAGGTGCCTTGTCCATCCCCGGCGTGGCACAGGCGCAGGGCCTTGCGCTGCCCAAGGCCGTGCGCCTTGCCGGCGGCGCCTCTTACGCCAATGGCAGGCTGCGGCTGGGAGGGCTGGCGCACTTCATTGCCGAACAAGGCTGGCTGGAACAGCAGCTCAATCAGCGCGGCAGCAAGCTGGAATGGTTTGGCACGTCACATGCTGCAGTCGGGCCCATGATCAACGAGGCATTCACCAATGGCAGTGTGGACTTCGCAAGTTACGGAGACTTGCCTTCCGCAATCCTGAACGCGGGGGGCGTTGATACGCGCTTGCTGGTTCCTAACGGCTTGGGGCAGGGTGATGCCTTTCTTGTGGTGCCGCGCGAATCCAAGGCCCGATCCATCGAGGATCTGAAAGGCAAAAGCCTTGCGGTACACAGGGGGAGGCCGTGGGAGTTGCCCCTGGTGCGTTTGTTGCAGGCCAAGGGATTGAAATACAGCGACTTCAAGTTATACAACATCAATCCCCAAACCGGTATGTCGGCTCTGGCGAGCAAGCATGTCGACGCGCTCTTCACGATGACCGATGCCTACCTTCTGGAGGACAAGGGCGTCGGCCGCATCATCTGGTCTACCAAGGAGGCGCCGCTCGACTGGAAAACCCGTACCGAGCTATGGGGCTCCAAGGCATTCATCGACAAGTATCCGGATTTGACCCAATTAGTCGTTACTGCCTACATCAAGGCGGCGCATTGGGCTTCGCAGGAAGCCAATCAGGATGCGGTATTCGCATTGGCGACCGCCAACGGCACTCCCGAGAGCGTGGTGCGACGCTCGTATGCCGATCGAAAGTATCCATGGAAAGAACGTTACACGCCGTTATTCAACGAGGTCGTGTATGAGCACTACCGCAATACGATAGCTTTCGCTTACGACCAGAAAATTATTCAACGAAAAATCGACCTGGATACCTGGTTCGACAAGCGCTTTGTACCCGTGGCGTTGAAAGACCTGGGTATCGAAAATTACTGGAAACCGGTGACATCGACGCATGGCACTGAACGAGCGACGCAGAAATCAAAGCTGGCCGCGCATCGTTGA
- a CDS encoding ABC transporter substrate-binding protein: MAGNKHLDTLWYTRCSVPTPLSFAAQFGWIDQEFKPDGIVIKSLRESNDPVERASHYDHNLPHSFRQGGSIPPIWARASGADTRVIGLSWTDEFQAIITLPTSGIRSVRDLRGRRFGLPLHETRIDHNRASALRALLVSLQLDGIAADAVERIDLPDHSYPVTGAGEAHEVEFSTPARKRHTYANEVFALVRGDVDAIYVKDVRGLEVVKLLGAHIVADLGFHPDPFVRISNCTPRPLTVNANTIDEHPEVVARFLRRVSEAAAWARRHPEETNTWIARETGWSERLVRQSFGPEAHLHFDIDLSQDKIDGINILKNFLVEHGFLKNDFDTNDWIDSRPLAAIATLPPLRQAA; the protein is encoded by the coding sequence ATGGCCGGTAATAAACATCTGGATACACTTTGGTACACACGCTGCTCGGTGCCAACGCCCCTGAGCTTCGCGGCGCAATTCGGCTGGATCGACCAGGAATTCAAGCCCGACGGCATCGTTATCAAGTCCTTGCGCGAATCGAATGATCCGGTAGAAAGGGCTTCGCACTACGATCATAATCTGCCGCATTCCTTTCGCCAGGGCGGCAGCATTCCGCCGATCTGGGCGCGCGCCAGTGGCGCCGACACGCGTGTAATCGGCTTGAGCTGGACCGACGAATTCCAGGCGATTATCACGCTGCCGACCTCAGGAATCCGCAGCGTCAGAGACCTCAGGGGACGGCGCTTTGGACTGCCTTTGCATGAAACACGCATCGATCATAACCGCGCTTCGGCGCTGCGCGCCTTGCTGGTGTCCTTGCAGCTCGACGGTATCGCAGCTGACGCGGTCGAACGCATCGATTTGCCCGATCATAGCTATCCGGTGACAGGCGCCGGCGAGGCGCATGAGGTCGAATTTTCCACGCCTGCACGCAAACGGCATACCTACGCGAATGAGGTCTTCGCCCTGGTCCGCGGCGACGTTGATGCAATCTACGTGAAAGACGTTCGTGGACTTGAAGTAGTCAAGCTGTTGGGCGCGCATATCGTCGCCGATCTCGGCTTTCATCCGGATCCGTTCGTACGGATCAGCAATTGCACGCCGCGTCCGCTCACCGTCAATGCCAATACGATCGACGAGCATCCGGAAGTCGTCGCGCGATTCTTGCGCCGTGTAAGCGAAGCCGCAGCCTGGGCGCGCCGCCATCCGGAAGAAACCAATACCTGGATCGCGCGCGAAACCGGCTGGTCGGAACGCCTGGTACGGCAATCATTCGGGCCGGAGGCTCACCTGCATTTCGATATCGACCTGTCACAGGACAAGATCGACGGCATCAATATCTTGAAGAATTTCCTGGTCGAGCACGGCTTTTTGAAGAACGATTTTGACACGAATGACTGGATTGATTCGCGTCCGCTTGCTGCAATCGCCACTTTGCCGCCGCTGCGGCAGGCAGCTTGA
- a CDS encoding class II aldolase/adducin family protein, with translation MSNASVAAVNNVAAIPPAELSDFAHRSRYEIQEAGRLLKEWGTLSTRGKGAFNAAVRVPGEDRLVIGDFNDAALVGFDGTHYEGKLTRGLREVIGVYAAIFRERPDIGAALHTHSPYLTAHAIAHKPFRINYWSVTKRAGVEEIPLGDFAPRYAPEPILKSLREHPNAPAVLLRNRGLFTWGKSGIVEVAKLLNSLEEAAEIGVYAKLLGGGQALPEGALDAFLAERKG, from the coding sequence ATGAGTAATGCTTCTGTAGCTGCAGTCAACAACGTCGCCGCGATTCCACCTGCCGAATTGTCGGATTTCGCGCATCGTTCACGCTATGAGATCCAGGAGGCAGGCCGTCTTTTGAAAGAATGGGGCACGCTGTCTACCCGCGGCAAAGGTGCATTCAACGCAGCCGTTCGCGTTCCCGGCGAGGACCGGCTGGTCATCGGTGACTTCAATGATGCCGCGCTGGTCGGCTTCGATGGCACGCATTATGAAGGAAAGTTGACCCGTGGCCTGCGTGAAGTCATCGGCGTTTATGCAGCCATATTTCGCGAGCGTCCAGACATCGGCGCGGCGCTGCATACGCATTCTCCTTACCTCACGGCGCATGCAATCGCACATAAGCCATTTCGGATCAATTACTGGTCGGTGACGAAGCGCGCGGGCGTGGAAGAAATTCCGCTGGGCGACTTTGCCCCGCGCTATGCGCCCGAGCCCATTCTGAAGTCCCTGCGTGAGCATCCGAACGCGCCAGCAGTATTGCTGCGCAACCGCGGCCTGTTCACCTGGGGTAAGTCTGGCATTGTCGAAGTCGCTAAATTATTGAATAGCCTCGAAGAAGCTGCGGAAATTGGCGTCTACGCAAAGCTGCTGGGCGGCGGCCAGGCGCTGCCAGAAGGGGCTCTTGACGCCTTTCTGGCAGAACGCAAGGGCTAG